The Plectropomus leopardus isolate mb chromosome 2, YSFRI_Pleo_2.0, whole genome shotgun sequence genome has a window encoding:
- the LOC121949622 gene encoding LOW QUALITY PROTEIN: vitamin D3 receptor B-like (The sequence of the model RefSeq protein was modified relative to this genomic sequence to represent the inferred CDS: inserted 1 base in 1 codon), whose protein sequence is MESTVVSTSTLAPDEFDRNVPRICGVCGDKATGFHFNAMTCEGCKGFFRRSMKRKAAFTCPFNGSCTITKDNRRHCQACRLKRCVDIGMMKEFILTDEEVQRKKDLIQRRKDEEAQREAEKEARRPRLSEEQSQVIATLVEAHHKTYDDSYSDFCRFRPPVREGPVTRSASRAASLHSLSDASSDSFSHSPESVDTKMNFNNLLMMYHEQGSSPDSSEEEGSSFSMLPHLADLVSYSIQKVIXFAKMIPGFRELTAEDQIALLKSSAIEVIMLRSNQSFNLEDMSWSCGGPDFKYQISDVTKAGHTLELLEPLVKFQVGLKKLNLREEEHVLLMAICLLSPDRPGVQDHARIEALQDRLSETLQAYIQLHHPGGRLLYAKMIQKLADLRSLNEEHSKQYRSLSFQPEHSMQLTPLVLEVFGSEVS, encoded by the exons ATGGAGTCCACAGTTGTGAGTACATCCACTCTGGCCCCTGATGAGTTCGATAGGAACGTGCCGCGGATCTGCGGTGTGTGTGGTGACAAAGCCACCGGCTTCCACTTCAACGCCATGACCTGTGAGGGCTGCAAGGGGTTTTTCAG GCGCAGTATGAAGCGCAAGGCCGCCTTCACGTGTCCCTTTAACGGCAGTTGCACCATCACCAAGGACAACAGGCGCCACTGCCAGGCATGCAGGCTCAAACGCTGTGTGGACATTGGCATGATGAAAGAGT TCATTCTGACAGACGAGGAAGTGCAGAGGAAGAAGGACCTGATTCAACGAAGGAAGGATGAGGAAGCGCAGCGTGAAGCGGAGAAGGAGGCGCGGCGGCCTCGGCTTAGTGAGGAGCAGAGTCAGGTCATTGCCACGCTGGTGGAGGCGCACCACAAAACATATGACGACTCCTACTCTGACTTCTGCCGCTTCAGG CCTCCTGTGCGTGAGGGCCCAGTAACGCGTAGCGCCAGTAGAGCTGCCTCTCTCCACTCTCTGTCTGATGCCTCCTCTGACTCCTTCAGTCACTCTCCAG AGTCAGTAGACACCAAAATGAACTTCAACAACCTACTGATGATGTACCACGAGCAAGGCAGCAGCCCTGACTCCAGTGAGGAGGAGGGCTCCAGCTTCTCCATGCTGCCCCACCTGGCTGACCTGGTCTCCTATAGCATCCAGAAGGTCA GGTTTGCCAAGATGATCCCTGGGTTCAG GGAGCTGACTGCAGAGGACCAGATTGCTCTGCTCAAGTCCAGCGCCATTGAGGTGATCATGCTGCGCTCAAATCAGAGCTTCAACCTAGAAGACATGTCCTGGAGCTGTGGCGGGCCTGACTTTAAATACCAGATCAGCGATGTCACCAAAG CGGGCCACactctggagctgctggagcCACTGGTGAAGTTCCAGGTGGGCTTGAAGAAGCTCAACCTGCGGGAGGAGGAACACGTGCTGCTGATGGCCATCTGCCTGCTTTCTCCAG ACCGCCCAGGTGTGCAGGATCATGCACGGATCGAAGCCCTCCAGGACCGCCTGTCAGAGACCCTGCAGGCCTACATCCAGCTCCACCACCCAGGAGGTCGGCTGCTCTACGCCAAGATGATCCAGAAGCTGGCTGACCTGCGCAGCCTCAACGAGGAACACTCCAAACAGTACCGCTCGCTGTCCTTCCAGCCGGAGCACAGCATGCAGCTCACCCCGCTGGTGTTGGAGGTGTTTGGCAGCGAAGTCTCCTAG